The following proteins are encoded in a genomic region of Rhizobium sp. CCGE531:
- a CDS encoding DUF2190 family protein: protein MATYQTTYGNAPRKGLHGQIASEEKANKISRTVETPAGIKFGQPVQRGLADHGVAPFAAGGKFIGIAVLTPNVLPDVAPAGGYAQFVTGAFLTSGQMYVRAGGGVSDGDAVYYNPTTDAYVNAAGTGIVGPIPDCFFDTSGSNGDIVEISLKHRSA from the coding sequence ATGGCGACTTATCAGACCACCTATGGAAACGCTCCTCGGAAGGGCCTGCACGGGCAGATCGCTTCTGAGGAAAAGGCCAACAAGATCAGCCGCACGGTTGAAACCCCTGCCGGCATCAAGTTCGGTCAGCCTGTCCAGCGCGGCCTTGCCGATCATGGTGTGGCGCCTTTCGCCGCCGGCGGCAAGTTCATCGGCATTGCCGTGCTGACGCCGAATGTGCTGCCAGATGTAGCGCCGGCTGGCGGCTATGCCCAGTTCGTCACCGGTGCATTCCTGACCTCTGGTCAGATGTATGTACGGGCCGGCGGCGGCGTCTCGGATGGCGACGCCGTCTACTACAACCCGACGACGGACGCTTACGTCAACGCCGCCGGCACCGGCATTGTCGGCCCCATTCCCGATTGTTTCTTCGACACGAGCGGCAGCAACGGCGACATCGTCGAGATCTCGCTCAAGCACAGGAGCGCCTAA
- a CDS encoding DUF2184 domain-containing protein: protein MNQFVRQQFADAQAAYSFVIAQGRNIETRIYQRRYPTLNYGLHVPVVTEGNEWASGTTFFTVDSAGEAKFLSAAGTDMPFNQSTRDSASHDFAMVGSGWEWNLEEVNQAALYNLDLNASNAIFAADKIERLLNSVAMTGSTEKGWTGFVNDPKVSRVDVAADGTGSSTRWSAKTADQILRDVNDLIGGVRQRTGEVEWVDSLRLPPEAFRLIATKRLADGDGYITVLDFLRRGNVYTAETGQPLDIQPLRELATASQDGGGRMVVYRRDPEVLRFHLPMPRRVLQPRQKSIMSFETGIIARTGGTEVRLPAAMAYGDEITAAA from the coding sequence ATGAACCAGTTCGTTCGACAGCAGTTTGCCGACGCCCAGGCCGCCTATTCCTTCGTTATCGCGCAAGGCCGCAATATCGAGACCCGAATCTACCAGCGCCGCTATCCCACCCTCAATTATGGTCTCCATGTTCCGGTCGTGACCGAAGGCAATGAATGGGCCTCCGGTACGACCTTCTTCACCGTCGACAGCGCCGGCGAGGCGAAGTTCCTCTCAGCCGCCGGTACCGACATGCCTTTCAACCAGTCCACCCGTGACAGCGCCAGCCATGATTTCGCAATGGTCGGCTCGGGCTGGGAATGGAATCTCGAGGAGGTCAACCAGGCCGCGCTCTACAATCTCGATCTCAACGCTTCCAATGCCATTTTCGCCGCCGATAAGATCGAGCGCCTGCTCAATTCGGTTGCCATGACCGGCTCGACGGAAAAGGGTTGGACCGGTTTCGTCAACGATCCGAAGGTGTCGCGCGTCGATGTCGCCGCCGATGGCACGGGCAGCTCGACCCGCTGGTCCGCCAAGACGGCCGATCAGATCCTGCGCGATGTCAACGATCTTATCGGTGGCGTGCGGCAGCGGACCGGCGAAGTCGAATGGGTTGACAGCCTGCGCCTGCCGCCGGAAGCCTTCCGCCTGATCGCCACCAAGCGGCTTGCCGATGGCGATGGCTACATCACGGTGCTGGACTTCCTGCGGCGCGGCAACGTCTACACGGCCGAGACCGGCCAGCCGCTCGATATCCAGCCGCTGCGCGAACTCGCAACGGCGTCGCAGGATGGCGGCGGCCGCATGGTCGTCTATCGCCGCGACCCGGAGGTGCTGCGCTTCCATCTGCCGATGCCGCGCCGGGTGCTGCAGCCGCGCCAGAAGTCGATCATGAGCTTCGAGACCGGCATCATCGCCCGCACCGGCGGCACCGAGGTG
- a CDS encoding DUF2213 domain-containing protein → MNFTDTVTVAGTRRTGDGYLVADARIARTGIQTYAGAEIGRPEMPIVRIYRPGGEVFSEDTLKSAAHRPVTNEHPPEMVTSENWKKYAVGQTGDEIAGEGIFLRVPLMVSDEEAIQDIESGKQELSAGYVCDVDFTGGVTPAGEAYDAIQRNIRINHIAIVRRGRAGSKVRIGDAVAPWGCSPLAAPRPLSNHQQSKEGMMPTKTIMIDGVEIEVSDQAEEIITTLRQRLADAEAGHEKAIAIRDAELDALKAALLDEAELERRAEARADLIGLAKAIACSVQTSGLSDAAIRKAVVVAKAGEGAVQGRSDAYIDARFDMLAEGLRKKPDLFADAIKDGINPTLPSTSLASAAYAAMVRDLESAHLAANPT, encoded by the coding sequence ATGAATTTCACAGACACTGTCACCGTCGCGGGGACGCGGCGGACCGGGGACGGCTATCTCGTGGCCGATGCCCGGATCGCCCGCACGGGCATTCAAACCTATGCCGGCGCCGAAATCGGTAGGCCCGAAATGCCCATCGTGCGCATCTATCGTCCTGGGGGAGAGGTTTTTTCCGAAGACACGCTCAAGAGTGCCGCTCACCGTCCGGTGACAAACGAGCATCCACCTGAGATGGTCACCTCGGAAAACTGGAAGAAATACGCCGTCGGCCAGACCGGAGACGAGATCGCGGGCGAAGGCATCTTCCTCCGCGTGCCGCTGATGGTCAGCGACGAAGAGGCCATTCAGGACATCGAAAGCGGCAAGCAGGAACTGTCGGCCGGCTATGTCTGCGATGTCGATTTCACGGGCGGTGTAACGCCTGCCGGCGAAGCCTACGACGCCATTCAGCGAAACATTCGCATCAACCATATCGCCATTGTGCGCCGTGGCCGTGCGGGCTCGAAGGTCCGCATCGGCGATGCCGTCGCACCGTGGGGCTGCTCTCCTCTCGCAGCCCCACGCCCTCTTTCCAATCACCAGCAAAGCAAGGAAGGAATGATGCCCACGAAGACGATCATGATCGATGGCGTCGAAATCGAAGTCTCCGATCAGGCCGAAGAGATCATCACGACATTGCGGCAGCGGCTTGCTGACGCGGAGGCGGGCCATGAGAAGGCGATTGCTATCCGGGATGCCGAACTCGACGCGCTGAAGGCAGCTCTCCTCGACGAGGCGGAGCTCGAGCGCCGCGCAGAGGCGCGCGCCGACCTGATCGGCCTTGCCAAGGCGATCGCCTGCAGCGTCCAGACATCCGGTCTTTCCGACGCAGCGATCCGAAAGGCCGTCGTTGTCGCCAAGGCAGGCGAGGGAGCAGTCCAGGGCCGATCGGACGCCTATATCGACGCGCGTTTCGACATGCTGGCCGAAGGGTTGCGCAAGAAGCCGGATCTCTTTGCGGATGCCATCAAAGACGGCATCAACCCGACGCTGCCATCCACATCCCTAGCCTCTGCCGCCTATGCCGCCATGGTGCGCGACCTTGAGAGCGCGCATCTGGCCGCCAATCCCACTTAA
- a CDS encoding phage portal protein, whose amino-acid sequence MGQVFSMVRDGLVSLASRMGTERDKAASVFYTQPILTDEQIIAAYRGSWLPRKIVDIPALDSCRKWRNWQAAGDQIELIDAEERRLNLRGKVLEVSTKARLFGGAALFIGSGGADPALPLEMERVGTGGLKHLTVLTRRQLAAGDIDSDPASEWYGTPKFYTLTGANGMQVTIHPSRLVIFKGAMTPNEEFGGMGNHAWGESVLAATFDAIKNADSTAANIASLVFEAKIDIIKVPQFSANIGNKAYEDAVLRRYSLANTIKGVNGTLILDAEEDYDSKSAPLSGLTDILMAFLQIVAGAADIPVTRLLGQSPAGLNATGTADMKNYHDRIQAIQELDYTPAMSRLDECLIRSATGARDPAIYSTWAPLEQMSEKERADIFKTKAEAARALFGSASGQEIIPRQALSEALLNAFVEDGSLPGLEAAAKTSNQPDDVEQSKMEPDVT is encoded by the coding sequence ATGGGGCAGGTATTCTCGATGGTGCGCGACGGATTGGTGAGCCTTGCATCCCGCATGGGCACCGAACGCGACAAGGCGGCATCCGTTTTCTACACGCAGCCGATCCTGACGGACGAGCAGATCATTGCCGCCTATCGCGGCTCCTGGCTGCCGCGCAAGATCGTCGATATCCCGGCGCTCGATAGCTGCCGGAAATGGCGAAACTGGCAGGCAGCGGGCGATCAGATCGAATTGATCGATGCCGAGGAACGCCGGCTCAATCTGCGCGGCAAGGTGCTGGAAGTGTCGACAAAGGCACGCCTTTTCGGCGGCGCCGCCTTGTTCATCGGGTCCGGGGGCGCCGATCCGGCACTGCCGTTGGAGATGGAGCGGGTCGGGACGGGTGGCCTCAAACACCTGACGGTGCTGACGCGCCGCCAGTTGGCTGCTGGCGACATCGACAGCGATCCGGCCTCGGAATGGTACGGAACGCCGAAATTCTACACGCTGACCGGTGCCAATGGCATGCAGGTGACCATCCATCCATCGCGGCTCGTCATCTTCAAAGGGGCGATGACGCCAAACGAAGAGTTTGGTGGGATGGGTAATCATGCCTGGGGTGAAAGCGTGCTGGCCGCGACATTCGACGCGATCAAGAACGCCGACAGTACGGCGGCCAATATTGCCAGCCTCGTCTTCGAGGCGAAGATCGATATCATCAAGGTCCCGCAGTTCTCCGCCAATATCGGCAACAAGGCCTATGAAGATGCCGTGCTGCGTCGTTACTCGCTCGCGAACACGATCAAGGGTGTCAACGGCACTCTGATCCTCGATGCCGAAGAGGACTATGACAGCAAGAGCGCGCCGCTCTCCGGCCTCACGGATATTCTGATGGCCTTCCTGCAGATCGTTGCTGGCGCGGCCGACATTCCCGTTACCCGATTGCTCGGCCAATCGCCCGCGGGTTTGAACGCGACCGGCACGGCCGACATGAAGAACTATCACGACCGAATCCAGGCGATCCAGGAGCTCGATTATACGCCGGCGATGTCCCGGCTCGACGAATGCCTCATTCGCTCCGCCACAGGCGCGCGCGACCCCGCGATCTATTCGACTTGGGCGCCCCTGGAGCAGATGAGTGAGAAGGAGCGGGCCGATATCTTCAAGACGAAGGCGGAGGCGGCGCGAGCTCTGTTCGGCTCCGCTTCCGGGCAGGAGATCATTCCCCGCCAGGCGCTTTCGGAAGCGCTGCTGAATGCCTTTGTCGAGGATGGATCACTGCCGGGATTGGAGGCGGCGGCAAAGACATCCAACCAGCCGGACGATGTCGAGCAATCCAAAATGGAACCCGACGTGACTTAA